A portion of the Paenibacillus hamazuiensis genome contains these proteins:
- the prfB gene encoding peptide chain release factor 2 (programmed frameshift), with protein sequence MLDPVVKQNLREMSKKLAALRGSLDLDFKLEQIADFEEKMTAPDFWDDNERAQKLIGEANAVKAVVEQFQKLSGEYDDLEVMIELMEEEQDESMAADIEEGTKALVKKLEDFELQLLLNQPYDRMNAFLELHPGAGGTESQDWAEMLLRMYRRWAEKRDFKVELIDYLPGDEAGVKSVTLLIKGYNAYGYLKAEKGVHRLVRISPFDASGRRHTSFVSCDIMPEIDDDIEIEIRPEDLKVDTYRSSGAGGQHVNKTESAIRITHIPTGIVVACQTERSQIQNRDRAMKMLRSKLYELKIAEHEKELAELRGEQSDIAWGSQIRSYVFHPYSMVKDHRTSAETGNIGAVMDGDLDMFIDAYLRWQIKGQGQEQ encoded by the exons ATGCTGGATCCGGTAGTGAAGCAAAATTTGCGAGAGATGTCGAAGAAACTCGCAGCCCTCAGGGGGTCTCTT GACTTAGATTTCAAGCTGGAGCAAATTGCCGATTTTGAGGAAAAAATGACCGCTCCCGATTTTTGGGACGACAACGAAAGAGCGCAGAAGCTGATCGGCGAGGCGAACGCGGTCAAGGCCGTCGTGGAGCAGTTTCAGAAGCTGTCCGGCGAATATGACGACCTCGAGGTCATGATCGAGCTGATGGAGGAAGAGCAGGACGAGAGCATGGCGGCCGATATCGAGGAAGGCACGAAAGCGCTTGTCAAAAAACTCGAAGACTTCGAGCTGCAGCTGCTGCTCAATCAGCCGTATGACCGGATGAACGCGTTTCTGGAGCTGCATCCCGGAGCGGGCGGCACCGAGTCCCAGGACTGGGCGGAAATGCTGCTCCGGATGTACCGGCGCTGGGCCGAGAAGCGGGACTTCAAGGTCGAGCTGATCGACTATTTGCCAGGCGACGAAGCCGGGGTTAAAAGCGTGACGCTGCTGATCAAAGGCTACAACGCATACGGCTATCTGAAGGCGGAAAAAGGGGTGCACCGGCTCGTGCGGATTTCCCCGTTTGACGCTTCCGGCAGACGCCACACGTCGTTCGTATCGTGCGACATTATGCCGGAAATCGATGACGATATTGAAATCGAAATTCGTCCGGAGGACCTGAAGGTCGATACGTACCGTTCCAGCGGCGCTGGAGGTCAGCACGTCAACAAGACGGAATCGGCCATCCGGATCACCCATATCCCGACAGGGATCGTGGTGGCATGCCAGACGGAACGTTCCCAGATCCAGAACCGCGACCGCGCGATGAAAATGCTCCGCTCCAAGCTCTACGAGCTGAAAATTGCGGAACATGAGAAGGAGCTGGCCGAACTGCGCGGAGAGCAAAGCGACATCGCCTGGGGCAGCCAGATCCGCTCCTATGTGTTTCATCCATACAGCATGGTCAAGGATCACCGGACAAGTGCGGAAACCGGCAATATCGGAGCGGTGATGGACGGAGATCTCGATATGTTCATCGATGCGTATTTGAGATGGCAGATCAAGGGGCAAGGACAGGAACAATAA
- a CDS encoding YitT family protein — protein sequence MRVGKNRRTARPMRKWSEYGLLLMGSLLIAVSFNMFLSPNQVASGGVSGISIIINQLFGIEPALTQWALNIPLFIAGTWLLGGQFGLKTAVGSVVLPLFVLLTKGLPSPTQNVLLASIYGGILIGVGLGIVFRGRGSTGGLDLAAQIIHKYTGLSLGLSVAMLDGLVILSAGLVFSAEKALYALIGLYVTSKTINVVQIGFSYSKVAFIISKNTDAIHEAILHELDRGLTRLKGTGGYTGEERTVLMVVVNQAEVSKLKDLVKASDPGAFVILSDTNEVLGEGFKLHGPV from the coding sequence ATGAGGGTGGGCAAAAACCGCAGAACGGCTCGTCCGATGCGCAAGTGGAGCGAGTATGGATTGCTGCTCATGGGATCGCTGCTGATTGCCGTAAGCTTCAATATGTTCCTGAGTCCTAACCAGGTTGCCTCCGGCGGCGTTTCCGGCATTTCGATTATTATTAACCAATTGTTCGGCATCGAACCGGCGTTGACCCAATGGGCGCTCAATATTCCGCTGTTTATTGCGGGAACCTGGCTGCTTGGCGGGCAGTTCGGATTGAAGACGGCGGTCGGCTCCGTCGTTCTTCCTCTTTTCGTGCTGCTCACCAAAGGACTTCCCTCTCCAACGCAAAACGTGCTGCTGGCCAGCATTTACGGGGGCATTTTGATCGGCGTGGGGCTCGGCATCGTGTTCCGCGGACGCGGGTCGACCGGAGGGCTGGATCTGGCGGCGCAAATTATTCATAAATATACGGGCCTCAGCCTGGGGCTGTCCGTGGCGATGCTGGACGGTCTGGTCATCCTTTCCGCAGGGCTCGTTTTTTCGGCGGAAAAGGCGCTTTACGCACTGATCGGCCTTTATGTAACGAGCAAAACGATCAATGTCGTGCAGATCGGCTTCAGCTACTCGAAAGTCGCTTTTATCATTTCGAAAAATACGGATGCCATCCATGAAGCGATTTTGCACGAGCTGGACCGCGGCTTAACCCGGCTGAAAGGAACCGGTGGCTACACCGGCGAAGAGCGCACCGTGCTGATGGTGGTCGTCAACCAAGCTGAGGTAAGCAAGCTGAAGGATCTCGTGAAAGCCAGCGATCCAGGCGCCTTCGTCATCCTGAGCGATACGAACGAAGTGCTCGGGGAAGGCTTTAAGCTTCACGGGCCGGTGTGA
- a CDS encoding IS110 family transposase, with protein MDAIRTCCAGLDVHQANVVVCLLKGPLHQKPTKVIREFSTVLSGLLELADWLTEEGCTEIAMESTGIFWQPVYNVLEASCTITLANAAHIKAIKGRKTDMKDAQWIAELHRCDLIRGSFVPPVEIRELRDLTRYRKKLVGHATAERNRILKVLEMANIKLSTFMSDVFGVSGRLMLQALVNGEVIEPAQIADLAKASLRSKIPQLVSALNGRVTKHHRSMIARSLKHLEFLEQSIAELEADMEVYFAPYQRQLELLDSIPGVGEHTAKIILAELGTDMSVFPTEMHLSSWAGLSPGNNESAGKKKVLP; from the coding sequence TTGGATGCGATTCGTACTTGCTGCGCCGGCCTCGATGTTCATCAGGCCAACGTTGTTGTTTGCTTGTTAAAAGGCCCTCTTCATCAAAAGCCGACGAAAGTGATTCGGGAGTTTTCTACGGTACTCTCCGGCCTGCTCGAACTAGCCGACTGGCTCACTGAAGAAGGATGCACAGAGATCGCCATGGAAAGCACCGGCATCTTCTGGCAACCTGTTTACAATGTACTTGAAGCTTCTTGCACCATCACTCTGGCCAACGCTGCCCATATTAAAGCCATCAAAGGCCGTAAAACCGATATGAAAGATGCCCAATGGATCGCAGAACTTCATCGGTGCGATTTAATCCGCGGCAGCTTTGTGCCTCCTGTGGAAATCCGCGAATTGCGAGATTTGACGAGATACCGCAAAAAACTCGTTGGGCACGCTACCGCCGAAAGAAACCGCATCTTGAAGGTTCTCGAGATGGCTAACATTAAGCTCTCCACCTTTATGAGCGATGTTTTTGGCGTTTCCGGCCGTCTCATGCTTCAAGCTCTTGTGAATGGCGAAGTTATTGAACCCGCGCAAATCGCCGATCTTGCCAAAGCCTCTCTGCGCTCCAAGATTCCGCAACTCGTTTCTGCTCTCAATGGTCGCGTCACCAAACACCATCGTTCCATGATCGCTAGATCGCTCAAACATCTCGAATTTCTCGAACAATCCATCGCTGAGTTAGAGGCCGACATGGAAGTATACTTCGCACCGTATCAGCGGCAATTAGAGCTATTGGATAGTATTCCTGGTGTTGGCGAGCATACCGCCAAGATCATCTTGGCTGAACTGGGAACGGATATGTCTGTATTTCCCACGGAGATGCACCTATCTTCTTGGGCAGGGCTTAGTCCGGGCAATAATGAGAGTGCCGGTAAAAAAAAAGTACTACCATAA
- the argC gene encoding N-acetyl-gamma-glutamyl-phosphate reductase — MSQQLRAAIVGSTGYGGVELIRLLLTHPKVTITSVVSSSSAGTPIADGYPHLNQILLDHLDGVDVELMRQKADVVFLATPHGVSTELAPKLVDAGLKVIDISGDFRLKNAEVHEKWYKHKPAAASYVEKAVYGLSEVFGDEVRGADFVSNPGCYPTATSLGLVPIVKAGWIDPKSIIVDAKSGVSGAGRGLSLLVHYSEINENFLAYKVNKHQHTPEIEQTLSRIAGEDIVMTFTTHLVPMTRGILSTIYVNMKERHSEDEVIELYRQYYEGRPFVRIRPKGKYPATKEVWGSNYCDIGFSLDERTGRLTIISVIDNLMKGAAGQAVQNLNLMMGWDETEGLKLTPVYP, encoded by the coding sequence ATGTCTCAACAGTTGCGCGCGGCGATCGTCGGATCGACGGGATATGGCGGAGTGGAGCTGATTCGGCTGCTTTTGACGCATCCGAAGGTGACGATCACATCGGTGGTATCGTCATCCAGCGCAGGAACTCCGATTGCGGACGGGTATCCGCATTTGAATCAAATTTTGCTGGATCATTTGGATGGCGTCGACGTGGAGCTGATGCGGCAAAAGGCGGATGTCGTCTTTCTCGCCACGCCGCATGGCGTCAGCACGGAGCTCGCTCCGAAGCTGGTCGATGCCGGACTGAAAGTGATAGATATTTCGGGAGATTTCCGTTTGAAAAATGCGGAGGTCCATGAAAAATGGTACAAACATAAGCCGGCGGCCGCTTCCTATGTGGAAAAGGCGGTTTACGGCTTGTCCGAAGTATTCGGCGACGAGGTGCGCGGCGCGGATTTCGTATCGAACCCGGGCTGCTATCCGACAGCTACGTCGCTCGGTCTCGTGCCGATCGTCAAAGCGGGCTGGATCGATCCGAAATCGATCATCGTGGATGCCAAATCCGGCGTTTCCGGCGCGGGACGCGGACTCAGCCTGCTTGTGCATTATTCGGAGATCAACGAAAACTTCCTGGCGTACAAAGTGAACAAACACCAGCATACGCCGGAGATCGAACAAACGCTGAGCCGCATCGCGGGCGAAGATATCGTGATGACGTTCACGACGCATTTGGTTCCGATGACGCGGGGCATTCTCAGCACGATCTACGTGAACATGAAGGAGCGGCACTCCGAAGATGAAGTGATCGAATTGTACCGCCAGTATTACGAAGGGCGTCCGTTCGTGCGGATTCGGCCGAAGGGCAAGTACCCGGCGACGAAGGAAGTATGGGGCTCGAACTACTGCGATATCGGCTTCTCGCTCGATGAGCGGACGGGACGGCTGACGATCATCTCCGTAATCGACAACTTGATGAAGGGCGCGGCCGGGCAGGCCGTGCAAAACTTGAATTTAATGATGGGCTGGGACGAAACGGAAGGGCTGAAGTTGACCCCGGTATATCCATAA
- the argJ gene encoding bifunctional glutamate N-acetyltransferase/amino-acid acetyltransferase ArgJ, translating to MSKQFTVVEGGSVTTPKGFKAGGLHCGLKKTERHDLGVIVCEVPAAAAGVYTLNAFQAAPLRVTQESIAASGKLQAMLVNSGNANACTGKQGEDDARAMRAACAKAFGVAEHHVGVTSTGVIGELLPMGKVTAGIERLPEHVSEAGGDDFSQAILTTDLVKKETCVSLTVGGKTVHIAGAAKGSGMIHPNMATMLGFITTDANIDSANLQKLLSGVTDSTFNMITVDGDTSTNDMVVAMASGFAGNDPLTSAHPDWAAYESAFQYVAEYLAKAIARDGEGATKLIEVTVVGAVSDDAAKAIAKTVIGSSLVKSACFGADANWGRIIAAVGRAGQPVNTETVDIRLGDIVTLEQSRPVKFDEEKAAEYLKGDFVHIHVNLNMGSGKATGWGCDLTYDYVRINAAYRT from the coding sequence GTGAGCAAGCAGTTTACGGTAGTGGAAGGCGGTTCGGTCACGACGCCGAAAGGGTTTAAGGCAGGCGGACTGCACTGCGGACTGAAAAAAACGGAGCGCCATGACCTCGGCGTCATCGTTTGCGAGGTGCCGGCAGCGGCGGCCGGCGTTTACACGCTCAACGCATTTCAAGCGGCGCCGCTGCGCGTGACGCAGGAAAGCATCGCCGCAAGCGGCAAGCTGCAGGCGATGCTCGTCAACAGCGGCAACGCCAACGCGTGCACGGGCAAGCAGGGCGAAGACGACGCCCGGGCGATGCGCGCCGCCTGTGCCAAGGCGTTCGGCGTCGCGGAGCACCACGTCGGCGTGACGTCGACCGGGGTGATCGGCGAGCTGCTGCCGATGGGCAAGGTGACGGCCGGCATCGAGCGGCTGCCGGAGCATGTAAGTGAAGCCGGCGGGGACGACTTCAGCCAGGCGATTTTGACGACAGACCTCGTGAAGAAAGAAACGTGCGTGAGCCTGACCGTAGGCGGCAAAACGGTACATATCGCGGGAGCGGCCAAAGGCTCGGGCATGATTCATCCGAATATGGCGACGATGCTCGGGTTTATTACGACGGACGCGAACATCGACAGCGCGAACCTGCAAAAGCTGCTGAGCGGCGTGACCGATTCCACGTTCAACATGATCACCGTGGACGGCGACACAAGCACGAACGATATGGTTGTGGCGATGGCGAGCGGTTTTGCCGGGAACGACCCGCTGACGTCGGCTCATCCGGACTGGGCGGCTTACGAGTCTGCGTTCCAATATGTCGCGGAGTACTTGGCGAAAGCGATCGCCCGCGACGGCGAAGGCGCGACGAAGCTGATTGAGGTGACCGTGGTCGGCGCCGTGTCCGACGATGCGGCCAAGGCGATCGCCAAGACGGTTATCGGCTCAAGCCTCGTAAAATCAGCCTGCTTCGGCGCCGATGCCAACTGGGGCCGCATCATCGCGGCGGTTGGCCGTGCCGGACAGCCTGTGAACACCGAGACGGTGGATATCCGGCTCGGAGATATCGTGACGCTGGAGCAGTCGCGACCGGTGAAGTTCGACGAAGAAAAGGCCGCAGAATACTTGAAGGGCGACTTCGTCCACATTCATGTGAATTTGAACATGGGTTCGGGCAAAGCGACCGGCTGGGGCTGCGACCTGACTTACGACTATGTCCGCATTAATGCGGCATACCGGACGTAA
- the argB gene encoding acetylglutamate kinase, whose protein sequence is MNGNCFVMKCGGSTLAALPDAFFDDMKRLQDEGLIPVIVHGGGPAISSTLEKLGIETEFVNGLRKTNEAVLDVVEMVLSGQINKEIVRKIQLSGAKALGLSGVDGHLIQAQPVANAHEVGLVGDVTHVNAKLIEGIVKMGYMPVIAPVGLGADGGQRYNINADTAAGAVASHLGVERMIVVTDVPGIMKTVDGEKVVLPSVTVQEIEEMIASGEIYGGMIPKVRAAIQCIQGKVREVVIVNGAEPGVLSKVLKEGTVGTRIVR, encoded by the coding sequence ATGAATGGAAACTGTTTTGTGATGAAATGCGGCGGCAGCACGCTGGCGGCGCTGCCCGATGCGTTTTTTGACGATATGAAAAGGCTGCAGGACGAGGGTCTCATCCCGGTCATCGTGCACGGAGGAGGTCCGGCGATTTCGTCGACGCTTGAGAAGCTCGGCATTGAGACGGAGTTTGTAAACGGCCTGCGCAAAACGAACGAAGCGGTGCTCGACGTCGTCGAGATGGTGCTGTCGGGCCAGATCAACAAGGAGATCGTCCGCAAAATCCAGCTGTCCGGCGCAAAAGCGCTGGGGCTGTCCGGTGTCGACGGACATCTGATCCAGGCGCAGCCGGTCGCCAATGCCCACGAAGTCGGCCTTGTCGGCGACGTGACCCACGTCAATGCGAAGCTGATCGAAGGTATCGTCAAGATGGGCTACATGCCGGTCATTGCACCGGTAGGCCTCGGCGCCGACGGCGGTCAGCGATATAACATCAACGCGGATACGGCGGCCGGCGCGGTAGCGTCTCATCTTGGCGTCGAACGGATGATCGTCGTGACCGACGTGCCGGGCATCATGAAGACGGTGGACGGGGAAAAGGTCGTTTTGCCGTCCGTGACGGTACAGGAGATAGAAGAGATGATCGCTTCCGGCGAAATTTACGGAGGCATGATCCCGAAGGTGCGCGCAGCGATTCAGTGCATCCAGGGCAAGGTGCGGGAAGTCGTCATCGTCAACGGAGCGGAGCCCGGAGTGCTCAGCAAGGTGCTGAAGGAAGGAACGGTCGGCACCCGGATTGTCAGATAG
- a CDS encoding acetylornithine transaminase, giving the protein MGDGKSSLFPTYGRYPQAFVKGEGSKLWDEDGNEYLDLMCGLAVTNLGHAPKQVADRLKEQLDTLWHTSNLFHIPQQEKLAKLLTDNSCADRVFFCNSGAEANEAAIKLARRYYAKVLNQPQRYEIITFHMSFHGRTLATLTATGQDKVKEGFYPLPEGFVYAPYNDAEAVEKLIGDKTCAIMIEMVQGEGGVNPVNRDFVNRLVELCDRHGLLLIVDEIQTGMGRTGKLFAYEHYGIEPDIFTLAKGLGSGFPIGAMLGKEKLAEAFSAGSHGSTFGGTPLASTAGLATLETILRENVVERAAEMGQYIVSTLTAKLAGNPLVKEVRGLGMLIAIECHQPAAELIAEIHAQRVLVVPAGPNNIRLAPSLVIDKADVDRGIEVICGVLAKKATAAV; this is encoded by the coding sequence ATGGGAGACGGAAAAAGCTCATTGTTCCCGACCTACGGCAGATACCCGCAAGCGTTTGTGAAAGGGGAAGGCAGCAAGCTGTGGGACGAGGACGGCAACGAATATTTGGATTTGATGTGCGGGCTTGCGGTGACGAACCTCGGGCATGCGCCTAAGCAGGTGGCTGACCGGCTCAAGGAACAGCTCGATACGCTGTGGCACACGAGCAACCTGTTCCACATTCCGCAGCAGGAAAAGCTCGCCAAGCTGCTGACGGACAACAGCTGTGCGGACCGGGTGTTTTTCTGCAACAGCGGGGCCGAGGCGAACGAAGCGGCGATCAAGCTGGCGCGCCGGTATTATGCGAAGGTGCTGAACCAACCGCAGCGCTACGAAATTATTACATTTCACATGTCGTTCCACGGGCGGACGCTGGCTACGTTGACCGCGACCGGTCAGGACAAGGTAAAGGAAGGATTTTATCCGCTCCCGGAAGGGTTCGTTTACGCTCCATACAACGATGCGGAAGCCGTGGAAAAGCTGATCGGCGACAAAACGTGCGCGATCATGATCGAGATGGTGCAGGGCGAAGGCGGCGTCAATCCGGTGAACCGCGATTTCGTAAACCGGCTCGTCGAGCTGTGCGACCGGCACGGACTGCTGCTCATCGTCGACGAGATTCAAACCGGTATGGGCCGCACGGGCAAGCTGTTCGCGTACGAGCATTACGGCATCGAGCCGGATATTTTTACATTGGCCAAAGGGCTGGGCAGCGGCTTCCCGATCGGAGCGATGCTCGGCAAGGAAAAGCTGGCCGAGGCGTTCTCGGCAGGCAGCCACGGCTCCACGTTCGGCGGAACGCCGCTGGCGTCGACGGCAGGGCTCGCCACACTCGAGACGATCCTCCGCGAAAACGTCGTGGAGCGCGCCGCCGAGATGGGGCAGTACATCGTCAGCACGCTTACCGCGAAGCTCGCCGGCAACCCGCTGGTGAAGGAAGTGCGCGGGCTCGGCATGCTGATCGCGATCGAGTGCCACCAGCCGGCGGCGGAGCTGATCGCCGAGATTCACGCGCAGCGCGTGCTCGTCGTGCCGGCCGGACCGAACAACATCCGCCTCGCGCCTAGCCTTGTCATCGACAAGGCGGACGTCGACCGCGGGATCGAAGTGATTTGCGGCGTGCTCGCGAAAAAGGCGACAGCGGCCGTTTAG
- the argF gene encoding ornithine carbamoyltransferase produces the protein MAGTAEQQDMALELKGRDFLGLVDYTPEEIQYLIDLAIELKRKQKAGEVYQPLKGKTLGMIFEKSSTRTRVSFEVGMYQLGGHALFLSRNDLQIGRGETIWDTAQTMSRYLDGIMIRTFAHKTIVELARGATIPVINGLTDLSHPCQALADYQTIFEKKGRLRGLKFAFIGDGNNMLHSLMMGAAKLGLHFTAATPEGYDPDPEVLQISRDVAGQTGATIQLLRDPKEAIAEADVVYTDVWASMGFEEEQKEREIAFKNYQVNEQLVKYAKQDYLFMHCLPAHRGEEVSEGVIDGPNSIIFDQAENRLHAQKAVMAAIM, from the coding sequence TTGGCAGGTACCGCAGAACAACAGGATATGGCGTTGGAATTGAAAGGGCGCGATTTTCTCGGCTTGGTGGACTATACACCGGAAGAGATTCAATATTTGATCGATTTGGCCATCGAGCTGAAACGGAAGCAAAAAGCGGGCGAGGTGTACCAGCCGCTCAAGGGAAAGACGCTCGGCATGATTTTCGAAAAATCGTCCACACGGACGCGCGTTTCCTTTGAAGTGGGCATGTATCAGCTCGGGGGGCATGCGCTGTTCTTAAGCCGCAACGATTTGCAAATCGGCCGGGGCGAGACGATTTGGGATACGGCGCAAACGATGTCGCGGTATCTCGACGGCATCATGATCCGCACATTCGCGCATAAAACGATTGTCGAGCTCGCTCGGGGAGCGACGATCCCGGTCATCAACGGGCTGACGGATCTATCTCACCCTTGCCAGGCACTGGCGGATTATCAGACGATTTTCGAGAAAAAAGGCCGGCTGCGCGGGTTAAAGTTCGCTTTTATCGGCGACGGCAACAATATGCTTCACTCTTTGATGATGGGCGCGGCGAAGCTCGGGCTTCACTTCACGGCGGCGACGCCGGAAGGTTACGATCCGGATCCGGAAGTGCTGCAAATTTCCCGGGATGTCGCCGGCCAGACGGGAGCAACGATCCAGCTGCTGCGCGACCCGAAGGAAGCGATCGCCGAAGCCGACGTCGTCTATACGGACGTATGGGCGAGCATGGGCTTTGAAGAGGAGCAGAAGGAACGGGAAATCGCGTTCAAGAACTACCAGGTAAACGAGCAGCTCGTCAAATACGCGAAGCAGGATTACTTGTTCATGCACTGCTTGCCGGCGCACCGCGGCGAAGAAGTGAGCGAGGGTGTCATCGACGGACCGAATTCGATCATTTTCGACCAGGCGGAAAACCGTCTGCATGCGCAAAAAGCGGTCATGGCGGCGATCATGTAA
- a CDS encoding argininosuccinate synthase — protein MAKQKIVLAYSGGLDTSVILAWLKEKYDAEIITFTADIGQKDELDGLEEKALKTGASKVYIDDLREEFAKDFIFPMFQAGALYEGQYLLGTSIARPLIAKRMVEIARAEGAFAIAHGATGKGNDQVRFELTAAALAPELEVIAPWRLDEFREQFPGRAEMIAYAEKQGIKIQASAAKPYSTDRNLLHISFESGILEDPWFDPSADENKDMFVLSVAPEDAPDQAEYVELEFEQGNCVGINGDRMDPLTVMEKLNEIGGKHGIGRVDMVENRFVGMKSRGVYETPGGTILFTAHRKMESLTMDRDVMHLRDSLISKYASLVYNGFWFAPERLALQALVTESQKNVTGVVRLKLYKGNVIGAGVKSPVSLYNPNIATMEADPTQAYNQNDATGFIRLNALRLKVASGVQQNAGK, from the coding sequence ATGGCTAAGCAAAAAATCGTACTGGCCTACTCCGGCGGCTTGGACACGTCGGTCATTTTGGCCTGGCTGAAGGAAAAATACGACGCGGAGATCATTACGTTTACCGCAGATATCGGACAAAAAGACGAGCTCGACGGGCTTGAGGAAAAAGCGCTCAAAACCGGCGCTTCGAAAGTATACATCGACGACCTGCGCGAGGAATTCGCGAAAGACTTCATTTTCCCGATGTTCCAGGCGGGGGCGCTTTATGAAGGGCAATATCTGCTCGGCACGTCGATCGCCCGCCCGCTGATCGCCAAACGGATGGTCGAGATCGCCCGCGCGGAAGGCGCTTTTGCCATCGCCCACGGCGCTACCGGCAAAGGCAACGACCAAGTGCGCTTCGAGCTGACGGCGGCGGCGCTCGCTCCGGAGCTGGAAGTGATCGCCCCTTGGCGTCTGGATGAGTTCCGCGAGCAGTTCCCGGGCCGCGCCGAAATGATCGCTTACGCCGAGAAGCAAGGCATCAAGATCCAAGCCTCCGCGGCGAAGCCGTATTCGACGGACCGCAACCTGCTGCACATCAGCTTCGAAAGCGGCATTTTGGAGGATCCGTGGTTCGATCCGAGCGCGGATGAGAACAAGGATATGTTCGTGCTGAGCGTTGCTCCCGAGGATGCGCCGGATCAAGCGGAATACGTCGAGCTCGAGTTCGAACAAGGCAACTGCGTCGGCATTAACGGCGACCGGATGGACCCGCTGACCGTGATGGAAAAGCTGAACGAAATCGGCGGCAAACACGGCATCGGCCGCGTCGATATGGTCGAGAACCGCTTCGTCGGCATGAAGAGCCGCGGCGTGTACGAGACACCGGGCGGCACGATTTTATTTACCGCCCATCGCAAAATGGAGTCGCTGACGATGGACCGCGACGTCATGCACCTGCGCGACTCGCTCATCTCGAAATACGCGTCGCTCGTGTACAACGGCTTCTGGTTCGCGCCGGAACGCCTTGCGCTGCAAGCTCTGGTAACGGAGAGCCAGAAAAACGTAACCGGCGTCGTGCGTCTGAAGCTGTACAAAGGCAACGTGATCGGCGCCGGCGTCAAAAGCCCGGTCAGCCTGTACAACCCGAACATCGCGACGATGGAAGCCGATCCGACGCAGGCGTACAATCAAAACGACGCAACGGGCTTCATCCGCCTGAATGCGCTGCGTCTCAAGGTCGCTTCCGGCGTGCAGCAGAACGCAGGCAAGTAA